One Gimesia aquarii DNA segment encodes these proteins:
- a CDS encoding DUF1559 domain-containing protein yields the protein MFNLSHQKKGFTLIELLVVIAIIAILIALLLPAVQQAREAARRSTCKNNMKQLGLALHNYNETFKVLPYSVSHSGSCSTGSASTASTVTLNHRGFLLLLPYLEQANLYNQFNPSVATGSFNPSGGTIVPPGTAGNPNDEVVSTIVPLFHCPSDSTPEVYTTTSSTYYSISPGNSTLLGVFTNYEFSTNSQYNSCTNWGALGLTTRPMFGFNGCAKFRDVTDGMSNTVALVETTRLVANGEGTAWGFSKWVGNGTNFAGANINTWYSTGPIGNLASWSYSGSLHTGGCHVLMGDGAVRFVSENIHAPTRAHLAYIADGNVVDFP from the coding sequence GTGTTTAATTTGAGTCATCAGAAAAAAGGATTCACACTTATTGAGTTGTTAGTCGTGATCGCAATCATTGCGATTTTAATAGCACTCTTGTTACCTGCTGTACAACAAGCAAGAGAAGCAGCTCGGCGTAGTACTTGCAAAAACAACATGAAGCAACTTGGCTTAGCGTTGCACAATTATAATGAAACTTTCAAAGTGCTGCCTTATTCGGTGTCACACTCCGGTTCATGCAGTACCGGTTCTGCTTCCACAGCGAGTACTGTGACACTCAATCACCGTGGGTTCCTGCTCCTGTTGCCCTATTTGGAACAAGCTAACTTATATAACCAATTTAATCCCAGTGTCGCAACAGGTTCGTTTAATCCATCAGGTGGAACCATCGTTCCGCCGGGCACTGCTGGAAACCCCAATGATGAAGTTGTCTCTACGATTGTTCCTTTATTTCACTGTCCGTCAGATTCGACACCTGAAGTCTATACCACTACTTCCAGTACATATTATTCAATCTCACCAGGAAATTCGACATTACTCGGTGTTTTTACGAATTACGAATTCAGTACGAACAGCCAGTATAATTCGTGTACGAATTGGGGAGCGCTCGGTTTGACTACACGTCCCATGTTTGGATTTAACGGTTGCGCCAAATTTCGCGATGTGACAGATGGTATGAGCAACACAGTGGCGCTTGTAGAAACAACTCGACTGGTTGCAAACGGCGAAGGAACTGCCTGGGGATTTTCCAAGTGGGTTGGAAACGGAACTAATTTCGCTGGAGCCAACATCAACACCTGGTATTCAACCGGCCCAATTGGAAACCTTGCTTCCTGGTCATATTCCGGGAGTTTACACACTGGTGGCTGTCACGTTCTGATGGGTGACGGAGCAGTCCGTTTTGTAAGCGAAAACATTCACGCACCCACTCGTGCCCACCTGGCATATATCGCTGATGGCAATGTTGTTGACTTCCCCTGA
- a CDS encoding carboxypeptidase regulatory-like domain-containing protein, translated as MSARVLCVLCVTLLTACGSDIRRDNLEVFPTWGTVKIKGKTLPGVAVVFFPEEETGGQGGRGITDESGQFILKYQDGRDGVPAGKYKVLFEYFTMPDGSKVPENEFPADVGAINQLPHKFSDFGSSPFSTTVPIGGTADLEFDLK; from the coding sequence ATGTCTGCGCGTGTCTTATGTGTCTTGTGTGTGACACTGTTAACTGCCTGTGGATCTGATATCAGACGCGATAACCTGGAAGTCTTCCCCACATGGGGTACAGTAAAAATCAAAGGAAAAACGCTACCGGGAGTCGCTGTTGTTTTCTTCCCCGAAGAGGAAACCGGCGGGCAGGGAGGACGTGGAATCACTGATGAATCCGGCCAATTTATTTTGAAATATCAGGATGGGAGAGACGGAGTTCCCGCAGGAAAATATAAAGTGCTGTTCGAATATTTCACAATGCCAGATGGTTCAAAAGTTCCCGAAAATGAATTTCCCGCAGACGTTGGAGCGATCAATCAACTACCGCACAAGTTCAGTGACTTTGGAAGCTCTCCGTTTTCGACAACCGTGCCCATTGGTGGAACAGCAGATTTAGAATTTGATCTTAAGTAG
- a CDS encoding carboxypeptidase regulatory-like domain-containing protein, which yields MLKSSNRLFTDCFGIKVVRIQWWNTLLLLSTCLILVGCSGGPTDTPPLARVKGTVTLDGKPLTSGTVQFTPNKDRGTTGRMALGGIQPDGTFELMTIKAGDGAQIGHHLVAIECYESTEFDPNNPTNPKPKSVIPMRYTDSNKSGLSAEVKANEENSFKFDLKTTP from the coding sequence ATGCTGAAATCATCAAACCGACTATTTACAGATTGCTTTGGAATCAAAGTAGTGCGAATCCAGTGGTGGAATACGCTCCTGCTTCTATCTACATGCCTGATTTTAGTAGGCTGTAGTGGAGGCCCTACGGACACACCACCGCTCGCCAGAGTCAAGGGCACTGTTACCCTTGATGGAAAACCACTCACAAGTGGAACTGTTCAATTCACCCCGAACAAAGACCGGGGTACAACAGGACGAATGGCGTTGGGGGGCATTCAACCCGATGGAACTTTTGAGCTCATGACAATCAAGGCTGGAGATGGGGCTCAAATTGGCCATCATCTCGTAGCGATTGAATGTTATGAATCGACAGAGTTTGATCCGAATAACCCGACGAACCCAAAACCTAAATCAGTGATTCCAATGCGTTACACTGATTCAAATAAAAGTGGACTGTCTGCAGAAGTAAAAGCAAACGAAGAGAACTCATTTAAGTTCGATTTAAAAACGACTCCCTAA
- a CDS encoding DUF1559 domain-containing protein: protein MDNKPHPRGKRGFTLIELLVVIAIIAILIALLLPAVQQAREAARRSTCKNNLKQIGLALHNYHETFTRFPPGSIGWSFTASSSANPQLNSMGPLVMILPYMDMSTIYNQFDFSLSYANPANVALSENIIPTYLCPSYSGDTTVSEHGYRGWNSNTRKAITNYLGVGGYATTGSRVGVTSGTSLPANQRGIFWPNSSTRMRDITDGSSNTFIYGEFRPSIMSDVGWGSNGSCYDNRCSPWVRGITLEGSGAIKVMRYGPNQVFPKTSTYTSDWTVLPFSSQHVGGAHMLNTDGTVVFVSENIDINIWRYRGSMADGQVIGD, encoded by the coding sequence ATGGACAACAAACCTCATCCAAGAGGTAAACGTGGTTTTACGCTCATTGAATTATTAGTTGTAATTGCGATTATCGCGATTTTGATTGCTCTTTTACTACCTGCCGTACAACAGGCACGTGAAGCGGCACGACGTTCGACGTGTAAAAATAACCTCAAGCAAATTGGTCTGGCTTTACACAATTATCACGAAACATTTACCCGGTTTCCTCCAGGTAGTATCGGATGGTCATTTACAGCAAGTTCTTCTGCCAATCCCCAGTTGAACAGCATGGGACCGTTAGTCATGATCCTGCCGTACATGGATATGTCTACGATTTATAATCAGTTTGATTTCAGTCTCAGCTACGCCAATCCTGCGAATGTCGCCTTATCGGAAAACATTATTCCCACTTATCTCTGCCCTTCTTATTCCGGCGATACCACTGTTTCCGAGCATGGCTATCGTGGCTGGAATTCCAACACCAGGAAGGCGATTACAAATTATTTAGGAGTCGGGGGTTATGCAACTACGGGTTCCCGGGTTGGTGTTACATCTGGAACGAGCTTGCCCGCAAATCAGAGGGGAATCTTCTGGCCAAACAGTAGTACCCGCATGCGGGATATTACTGATGGTTCATCCAATACCTTCATTTATGGTGAATTTCGTCCGTCCATCATGTCAGACGTAGGTTGGGGATCCAATGGTTCGTGTTACGATAATCGCTGCAGCCCCTGGGTGCGTGGTATTACGCTTGAAGGTAGCGGCGCGATTAAGGTGATGCGTTATGGGCCGAATCAGGTGTTTCCGAAGACATCGACATATACCAGTGACTGGACTGTGCTCCCCTTTAGCTCACAACACGTGGGAGGAGCTCATATGCTAAATACCGATGGGACTGTGGTTTTTGTCAGCGAAAATATTGATATCAATATCTGGCGTTATCGCGGGAGCATGGCCGATGGTCAAGTGATTGGAGATTAA
- a CDS encoding prolyl oligopeptidase family serine peptidase — translation MNMLRFYGMLHFLILIVSIQSVFAGEQGDSTSADKKKGFWKQIAPYFEPPDEFKGNLGKYKSPLKFYDGRPVKTPADWQMRRQEILKTWHTMMGEWPAVNENPQVEYLKEEHRDNFSQYTVRFNIAPGHPNTGYLLIPDRAKQNRSTPAVLVVFYDPETGVGLKGENRDFAYQLAKRGFVTFSVGHDYSLYYPNRENAQIQPLSALAYGAANAFHVLANRKEVDPKRIGIVGHSYGGKWAMFASCLYDKFACAAWSDGGIVFDENRPSVNYWEPWYLGYAGPNFRKRGLPTKENPRTGLYKKLIKEGYDLHELHALMAPRPFLVSGGSEDQPKQWRALNHTVAVNRFLGYKNRVAMTNREKHAPNPKSNEQMYQFFEYWLKKNQLSAN, via the coding sequence ATGAACATGTTGAGATTTTATGGAATGCTGCACTTTCTAATATTAATCGTCTCGATTCAATCTGTATTCGCTGGTGAACAAGGGGACTCAACTTCAGCAGATAAGAAAAAGGGATTTTGGAAACAGATTGCCCCTTATTTTGAACCACCCGATGAGTTTAAAGGGAATCTGGGGAAATACAAATCACCATTGAAATTTTATGATGGGCGGCCAGTCAAAACTCCTGCAGACTGGCAAATGCGTCGTCAGGAAATTCTGAAAACGTGGCACACGATGATGGGTGAGTGGCCAGCTGTGAATGAGAATCCTCAAGTGGAATACCTGAAAGAGGAACACCGTGACAATTTCTCACAGTACACAGTTAGGTTTAACATTGCACCAGGACATCCCAATACTGGCTATCTGCTAATTCCTGATCGGGCAAAACAGAATCGGAGTACACCGGCAGTTCTCGTCGTTTTTTATGATCCCGAGACAGGCGTTGGTTTGAAGGGAGAGAATCGTGATTTTGCTTATCAACTGGCAAAACGCGGCTTCGTGACATTTTCAGTCGGTCATGATTACTCTCTCTATTACCCTAACAGAGAGAATGCGCAAATTCAGCCTTTGTCTGCATTGGCCTATGGGGCTGCGAATGCATTTCATGTATTGGCAAATCGTAAAGAAGTCGATCCCAAACGAATTGGAATTGTTGGTCATTCCTATGGTGGCAAATGGGCAATGTTTGCTTCCTGCCTATATGATAAATTCGCTTGTGCTGCCTGGTCTGATGGCGGGATTGTCTTCGATGAAAACAGACCCAGTGTGAATTATTGGGAGCCCTGGTATCTGGGATATGCGGGTCCTAACTTTCGTAAACGAGGTTTGCCAACCAAAGAGAATCCAAGAACTGGCCTTTACAAAAAACTGATTAAAGAAGGCTATGATTTGCATGAGTTGCATGCCTTGATGGCCCCTCGCCCCTTTCTGGTTTCTGGTGGTTCGGAAGATCAACCTAAACAATGGCGGGCTTTAAATCATACTGTTGCCGTGAATCGATTCCTGGGCTACAAAAATCGGGTCGCGATGACCAACCGCGAAAAGCACGCTCCCAACCCTAAATCAAATGAGCAAATGTACCAATTCTTCGAATACTGGCTGAAGAAAAATCAGTTGAGTGCGAATTAG